One Butyricicoccus intestinisimiae genomic window, GGAACGCATATCAGCCATCAGCTGCATTTGCCGTTCCAGTCCGGTTCCAATGAAATCCTCAAGCGCATGAACCGCGGCTACACCAAAGAGGCGTATCTGTCGCTGCTTGCGGCGGCAAAGACATACATGCCGGATCTCGTGCTGTCCTCGGATATTATCGTTGGCTTCCCCGGTGAGACCGAGGAAGATTTTCAGGGCACGCTGGACGTCGTTCGGCAGGGGCAGTATGACCAGCTGTTCACGTTTTTGTATTCCAAGCGCAGCGGCACACCGGCGGCAGAAATGCCGGATGCGGCGACGCAGGAGGAAAAACAGGATCGCTTCAACCGTCTGCTGGCGGCACAGGAGGAAATCAATCAGGTGCGGCAGGATGCCTATCAGGATCGGGAACTGAGCGTGCTGATTGACGGCTTGTCCAACGGCAAGGATGACAGCGAGTTTACGCACTGCGGCCGCACGGACGGCGGACTGCTGGTGCTGGTTTCCGGAGAGGATCTGCACGTAGGCGATTTTGTCGATGTGGTCATTACAAAGACTTCTCTGCGCGCGCTGTACGGCAGAGCGGTTAGAAAGGGGTATCATGGCTGAACTTACGCCGATGATGCGGCAGTATTTTGAAATTAAAAATCAGAACAAAGACGGCATTTTATTGTATCGCCTCGGTGATTTCTATGAAATGTTCTATGATGACGCCAAGATTGCATCCAAAGAGCTGGACTTGGTTCTGACCGGAAAAAACTGCGGACAGGAGGAACGGGCGCCGATGTGCGGCATTCCGTTTCATTCCTGCGAGAGCTACATTGCCAAACTGGTAAAAAACGGTCACAAGGTATTTATCTGTGAGCAGACCGAGGACCCCAAAAAGGCAAAGGGACTTGTGCGGCGCGAAATCATCCGCACGATTACACCGGGCACGGTCATTGAGGCGTCTATGCTGCAGGAGGACTGCAACAATTATATTGCGTCGGTTTATTTCGGCGTCGGGGGCGTGGGTATTTGCTTTGCGGATATTACAACCGGCGAGATACTCGCAACCGATATGTCCGGAGAAGAGATGACCATTTACACAATGAACGAAATCGGTCGGTTTACGCCGAAAGAAGTGCTGCTCAATCCGGCAGCGGCGGATGACGGCGCATTGGTCGATTTTTTGCATGAACACATGGATTCCGGCTTGGAGCGCATGACGGAGGAGCAGTATGATTATGCGGCATGCGAACAGCTGGTGCGCAGGCAGTTTGCCGCCAGCGCAGAGCCGACGATTTTTACCGACCATCCGATGATTGTGTGTGCCGTTGGTGCCCTGCTGCGCTATCTGATGGACACCCAACAGTCGGACCTGTCCAATTTGGACACGCTGCAGCTGTACTATCAGGGACAGTATCTCGAGCTGGATCTCAATGCCAGACGCAATTTGGAGCTGTTTGAGACCATGCGCACCAAGGAAAAGCGCGGCTCGCTGCTGTGGGTGCTCGATCACACCAAGACGGCGATGGGCGCACGTATGCTGCGCCAGTGGATGAGCAAGCCGCTGCGCAGTCCCAACCAGATTGCACAGAGACAAAAGGCAGTCGGCGAGCTGAAGGACGATCTGGTGCGCCGCACGGCGCTTGCCGATGAGCTGCGCCAGATGTTTGACATCGAACGTCTGATTGGACGCATTGTGTACGGAACAGCCAACTGCCGCGACATGCGCAGCATGTTTGCCACGCTGGAGCATGTGCCGGAAATTCGCATCCAGCTGGCACAGTGCCAGTCCTCGATGCTGCAGGTGCTGTGCGAGTCGATGGATGAGCTGCAGGATATTAAACAGCTCATTGACGCGGCGATTGTAGACGATCCGCCGTTTTCTCTGCGTGAGGGCGGCTTTATTCAGAACGGATACAGCGAAGAACTGGACAAGCTGCGCGACATCGCGTCCGGCGGCAAGGGCTCGATTGCGGCGATTGAAGAGCGCGAGCGCGAGGCAACCGGCATCGCCAAGCTGAAAGTGGGCTATAACCGCGTCTTTGGCTATTATATTGAAGTTGCGCGTTCGCTGGCGGATAAAGTGCCGGCACATTACGTGCGCAAGCAGACGCTCGCCAACGCGGAGCGATATATTACAGACGAGCTCAAGCAGTACGAAAATACCGTCCTGCAGGCACAGGAGCGCATCACAGATCTGGAATATCAGTTGTTTACCGAGGTGCGGGAACAGATTTCCGCCGCGGTGCACCGCATTCAGATTACCGCGCAGACGCTGGCACAGACTGATGTGCTGTGCGCGCTGGCGGAAGTGGCGGATTTGTATCAGTATTGCTGTCCGGAGGTAGAATATTCTCCGGTCATTGACATCAAGGACGGCAGACATCCGGTTGTCGAACGCATGCTGCGCGATACCATGTTTATCGCCAATGATACACTGCTGGATGACAAAGCCAATCGCATCGCCGTTATCACCGGACCGAATATGGCGGGCAAATCGACGTATATGCGTCAGGTCGCTTTGATTACGATTATGGCGCAGATGGGTTCGTTTGTTCCGGCAAAATCGGCGCGCATCGGCATCGCAGACCGTGTGTTTACGCGTGTCGGCGCATCGGATGATTTGGCGAGCGGACAGTCGACCTTTATGGTCGAGATGAGCGAAGTGGCGGATATTTTGACGCATGCAACCCGATTCAGCTTGGTCATCCTCGATGAGATTGGCCGCGGCACGTCGACGTTTGACGGCATGAGCATTGCGCGTGCGGTTGTGGAATACATCGCAGACCCGAAGAAAATCGGCGCGCGCACCCTGTTTGCCACGCATTATCATGAGCTGACTGCGCTGGAAGACTTGATGGACGGCGTCAAGAACTACAACATCGCGGTGAAAAAACGCGGCGAGGACATTACGTTTTTGCGCAAGATTGTTCCGGGCGGTGCGGATGACAGCTACGGCATTGCCGTGGCAAAGCTGGCGGGCGTTCCGAAGCCGGTGCTGCGCCGCGCAAAGGCGATTTTGAAGGATCTGGAGGCACATGCGCCGAAAATCGAGGTGCGTGAGGTCGAGGAGGAAGAAGAACCGCAGATGTCGCTGACGAATTACCGCTCGGACGATGTGGCGGAAAAGCTGCGCGGCGTCAATGTCAATACGATGACGCCGATTGAAGCGCTCAATCTTGTCTTTGAGCTGCAGAAGATGGTGGAATAATCCCGCCAAGACGTGTATAATAAAAAACACAAATCAACTGGGAGGTGTGCTGCATGGCAGTGATTCATGAACTGGATTCTCACATGGCGGATCTGATTGCCGCCGGTGAAGTGGTCGAGCGCCCGTCCTCTGTGTGCAAAGAGCTGGTGGAAAATGCAATTGACGCCGGTGCATCACAGATCACAGTGGAGCTGGAAAACGGCGGCATTACATATCTTCGCGTTTGCGACAACGGCTGCGGCATGGCGCCGGAGGACGCGCCGATTGCGTTCCGCCGCCACGCGACGAGCAAAATTCGCACGCGGGAGGATTTGAGCGCCATCGGTACGCTGGGATTCCGCGGCGAGGCACTCGCCGCAATCAGCGCCGTTGCGCGCGTGGAGCTGTTTACCAAGCAGACCGGATGCATGGAGGGCGTGCATGTGTCGCTGGAGGGCGGAAAAATGACGGCGAACGAGCCGGCAGGCTGTCCGGACGGCACGACGTTTATCATTCGCGATTTGTTTTATAACACACCGGCGCGCATGAAGTTTTTAAAAAAGGATTTTACCGAAGCGGGATATATCCTGTCTGTGGTGGAGCACGCCGCCGAGAGCCATCCGGAAATCAATTTTCAGTGTATTCGAGACGGCAAACGCGTGTTTCATGCTCCGGGAAACGGCAGCCTGCAAAACGCCGTGTTCAGTGTGTTCGGCAAGGAGCTGTCCAAAAATCTCATTGAGATGCCGGAAAATACGCTCAACGGCATTCGCGTGTGGGGCTACATTTCCAAACCGCATGCGCCGCGCGCCAATCGAACCTATCAGCATTTCTTTGTCAACGGGCGATTTATCAAATCCAAGCTGGTGCAGGCGGCGATGGAAGAAGCATACCGCAACAGCATCATTACGGGAAAATTCCCATACGGCTGTGTCTGCATTGATTTGCCGTTGGGATTGGTGGATGTCAATGTCCATCCGGCAAAGACCGAGGTGAAATTTGCGGAGGAGAAAAAAGTATTCTCCGCGGTGTATGCCGCAGTG contains:
- the mutS gene encoding DNA mismatch repair protein MutS encodes the protein MAELTPMMRQYFEIKNQNKDGILLYRLGDFYEMFYDDAKIASKELDLVLTGKNCGQEERAPMCGIPFHSCESYIAKLVKNGHKVFICEQTEDPKKAKGLVRREIIRTITPGTVIEASMLQEDCNNYIASVYFGVGGVGICFADITTGEILATDMSGEEMTIYTMNEIGRFTPKEVLLNPAAADDGALVDFLHEHMDSGLERMTEEQYDYAACEQLVRRQFAASAEPTIFTDHPMIVCAVGALLRYLMDTQQSDLSNLDTLQLYYQGQYLELDLNARRNLELFETMRTKEKRGSLLWVLDHTKTAMGARMLRQWMSKPLRSPNQIAQRQKAVGELKDDLVRRTALADELRQMFDIERLIGRIVYGTANCRDMRSMFATLEHVPEIRIQLAQCQSSMLQVLCESMDELQDIKQLIDAAIVDDPPFSLREGGFIQNGYSEELDKLRDIASGGKGSIAAIEEREREATGIAKLKVGYNRVFGYYIEVARSLADKVPAHYVRKQTLANAERYITDELKQYENTVLQAQERITDLEYQLFTEVREQISAAVHRIQITAQTLAQTDVLCALAEVADLYQYCCPEVEYSPVIDIKDGRHPVVERMLRDTMFIANDTLLDDKANRIAVITGPNMAGKSTYMRQVALITIMAQMGSFVPAKSARIGIADRVFTRVGASDDLASGQSTFMVEMSEVADILTHATRFSLVILDEIGRGTSTFDGMSIARAVVEYIADPKKIGARTLFATHYHELTALEDLMDGVKNYNIAVKKRGEDITFLRKIVPGGADDSYGIAVAKLAGVPKPVLRRAKAILKDLEAHAPKIEVREVEEEEEPQMSLTNYRSDDVAEKLRGVNVNTMTPIEALNLVFELQKMVE